One Onthophagus taurus isolate NC chromosome 11, IU_Otau_3.0, whole genome shotgun sequence genomic window carries:
- the LOC111418117 gene encoding UDP-glucosyltransferase 2, translating to MYKTKKIIFWILSITSICSCSNILMITMGGTKSHKIPFWELARGLIPRGHNITFINAFPPDFHLQGLEEITPASFVFYVKNFTNWDLVGARIKGEEPVHPFDIVRYSYETCELLLTDHETRGFLSTAKNFELVIMDGAFPECTLGLSYFLKIPFMYINTVGFYTGSLSLSGNPTMPSFTPFYGKAFTDNMGLIDRTLNTLWFGAANLMHIFAMRYVHQVLKKEFGHEIPHPYELSKNVSFILQNGHSTLTYPRAYFPNVDEVACIHCKTAKKLPTDLEEFINESGEAGFIYFSMGSSVKAANMPEYLRRMLLYVFKQLPQRVLWKFEDDMMDIPPNVKLSRWLPQQDILGHPKLRAFVTHGGLLSMFETVYHGVPIVSLPVFCDHDANAAKAELDGYALKLDLATLTPDKLLKSIKKVIHDPKYKRQVKKMQKLFRDQKETPLQRAVYWTEYVLRHKGAEHLQSPARNLNFFQYYLIDVIMLIVASIIIIHRLIKVFVKLIYSYLTGNFSFRKNVKIE from the exons atgtataaaactaaaaagattATCTTTTGGATTTTATCGATTACAAGTATTTGTAGTTGTTCGAATATTTTAATGATCACTATGGGTGGAACAAAATCGCATAAAATACCCTTTTGGGAATTAGCAAGAGGATTAATTCCGAGGGgacataacatcacgtttatAAACGCTTTTCCACCTGATTTTCATTTACAAGGTTTAGAAGAAATCACTCCGGctagttttgttttttacgtaaaaaactTTACTAATTGGGATTTGGTTGGGGCGAGAATTAAAGGAGAAGAACCCGTACATCCTTTTGATATCGTTAGGTACTCATATGAG ACATGCGAATTGCTTTTAACGGACCATGAAACGAGAGGTTTTCTTTCGACggcaaaaaattttgaattagtCATAATGGATGGGGCTTTTCCAGAATGCACCCTTGGGTTATCGTATTTCCTGAAAATTCCTTTTATGTACATAAATACAGTGGGATTTTACACCGGATCTTTATCGTTATCCGGCAATCCAACGATGCCTTCATTTACACCGTTTTACGGAAAAGCTTTCACCGATAACATGGGATTAATCGATAGAACTTTGAATACTTTATGGTTTGGAGCTGCTAATTTAATGCATATTTTTGCGATGAGATACGTCCAtcaagtattaaaaaaagaatttggaCATGAAATTCCTCATCCTTATGAATTATCGAAAAACGTcagttttattttacaaaatggaCATTCAACTTTAACATATCCCAGAGCTTATTTCCCTAACGTTGATGAAGTTGCTTGTATTCACTGTAAAACTGCTAAAAAGTTACCAACG gatCTTGAAGAATTTATCAATGAAAGTGGAGAAGCTGGATTTATATATTTCAGTATGGGTTCATCTGTAAAAGCAGCAAACATGCCTGAATATTTAAGAAGAATGCTTCTTTACGTTTTTAAACAACTCCCACAAAGAGTTCTTTGGAAATTTGAAGATGACATGATGGATATTCCACCGAATGTAAAATTAAGTAGATGGCTTCCTCAACAAGACATTTTAGGTCACCCTAAATTAAGAGCTTTCGTAACCCATGGTGGATTATTAAGTATGTTCGAAACAGTTTATCATGGAGTTCCCATTGTTTCTTTACCGGTTTTTTGTGACCACGACGCAAACGCGGCCAAAGCTGAATTAGATGGTTACgctttaaaattagatttggcCACGTTAACTCCTGATAAGCTTTTAAAAtccattaaaaaagttattcacGATCCAAAATATAAACGGCAAGTAAAGAAGATGCAGAAATTGTTTAGGGATCAAAAAGAAACTCCGCTACAAAGGGCTGTTTATTGGACTGAGTACGTTTTGAGACACAAAGGAGCCGAACATCTTCAATCGCCTGCAAggaatttaaactttttccagTACTATTTAATAGACGTAATCATGTTAATAGTTGCCtctataataattatacaCCGGTTGATTAaggtttttgtaaaattgatTTACAGTTACTTAACGGGAAATTTCTCGTTTCGAAAGAACGTCAAAATCGAATAA
- the LOC111418116 gene encoding sensory neuron membrane protein 1-like isoform X2, whose translation MILESIRIWIETTLFATKMVNLKEGTDVRDIYLKLPFPLMFKIYPFNLTNPDEVVKGAKPILKEVGPYVFEEWREKVLIAENEIDDTMTFYAKETFIYRQDLSGGLTGNEIITIPHPLIMAIALTVIREKPAMISLVTKALNSIFSQPQTPFLTATVNQIFFDGIIINCTVTDFPGKALCTELKTEAKQLQVVADKIYKFSLMGAKNGSATEKFKVKRGIQNYKETGRLLEYNDQAELTIWGSKECNQFRGTEGTIFPALPIPKADIPSFAYPLCRVVDAKYDSKTKYDGIPVNKYVADFGDQSSNPDDKCYCPSQDECMKKGALDLRKCAGPIVVTLPHFLDADPEYQNGVTGMNPDKDIHQLHILFEANSGSPLSARNRIQFNFPLMKIDKLKFLKDVPEVLVPLFWVEESIDLQRDLTGPIKMLYTAKTVVKILTWLSIVASIGGLSYAGYITIKKGHEVEITPVKAGSTKNDNISMVLSNNDKGHVNHAMSDNEINNRF comes from the exons atgaTATTGGAATCAATTAGAATATGGATAGAGACAACGTTATTTGCAACGAAG atggttaatttaaaagaaggaACTGACGTAAGGGATATATATTTAAAGCTACCTTTTCCGTTGATGTTCAAGATTTATCcgtttaatttaacaaatccTGACGAAGTCGTGAAAGGTGCTAAACCGATTTTAAAAGAAGTTGGACCGTATGTTTTTga GGAATGGAGGGAAAAAGTATTAATTGCTGAAAACGAAATTGATGATACCATGACGTTTTATgcaaaagaaacttttatttacaGACAAGATCTTTCTGGGGGGTTAACaggaaatgaaataataacgATTCCTCATCCTTTAATAatg gCAATTGCTTTAACAGTTATTCGCGAAAAACCAGCAATGATAAGTTTAGTTACAAAAGCTCTCAATAGTATATTTTCACAACCTCAAACGCCTTTTTTAACAGCTACGGTTAACCAAATCTTTTTTGATgggataataataaattgtacaGTTACTGATTTTCCTGGAAAAGCTCTTTGCACAGAATTAAAAACGGAAGCTAAACAATTACAAGTTGTTGctgataaaatttataaattttcattaatggGAGCT AAAAATGGATCAGCGACAGAAAAATTCAAAGTTAAAAGAggaattcaaaattataaagaaaccGGAAGATTACTTGAGTATAACGATCAAGCTGAGTTAACTATTTGGGGATCAAAAGAATGTAATCAATTTCGAGGTACGGAAGGAACGATTTTTCCAGCTTTACCAATTCCTAAAGCAGATATACCTTCATTTGCTTACCCACTTTGCAG agTTGTTGATGCAAAATACGATAGCAAAACTAAATACGACGGAATCCCTGTTAATAAATACGTTGCGGATTTTGGTGATCAATCTTCAAATCCCGACGACAAATGTTATTGCCCTTCTCAAGATGAATGTATGAAAAAAGGGGCTTTGGATTTAAGAAAATGCGCTGGGCCGATTGTTGTAACTTTACCACACTTTTTGGACGCTGAtcctgaatatcaaaatggAGTAACTGGAATGAATCCGGATAAAGACATACATCAATTACACATCCTCTTTGAAGCT aattctGGGTCACCTCTTTCGGCGAGAAATCGAATCcaatttaatttccctctaatgaaaattgataaattgaaatttctgAAGGATGTTCCGGAAGTTCTAGTTCCTTTATTTTGGGTTGAAGAA agTATTGATCTTCAACGTGACCTAACTGGtccaataaaaatgttgtacaCCGCAAAAACAGTGGTAAAAATTCTGACCTGGCTCTCGATTGTTGCTTCTATTGGAGGATTGAGTTACGCCGGTTATATCACCATAAAAAAGGGACATGAAGTTGAAATTACCCCAGTAAAAGCCGGATCTACAAAAAACGACAACATCAGCATGGTTCTTTCAAATAATGATAAAGGACACGTGAATCATGCAATGTCTGACAACGAAATCAACAATAGGTTTTAg
- the LOC111418116 gene encoding sensory neuron membrane protein 1-like isoform X1: MVKESKIRNLIFCVCCPKLSFILKLYQRYQARKENIKMHRPLKIGVGCGIMLTCMTIFGFVAFPNLIKAKIKAMVNLKEGTDVRDIYLKLPFPLMFKIYPFNLTNPDEVVKGAKPILKEVGPYVFEEWREKVLIAENEIDDTMTFYAKETFIYRQDLSGGLTGNEIITIPHPLIMAIALTVIREKPAMISLVTKALNSIFSQPQTPFLTATVNQIFFDGIIINCTVTDFPGKALCTELKTEAKQLQVVADKIYKFSLMGAKNGSATEKFKVKRGIQNYKETGRLLEYNDQAELTIWGSKECNQFRGTEGTIFPALPIPKADIPSFAYPLCRVVDAKYDSKTKYDGIPVNKYVADFGDQSSNPDDKCYCPSQDECMKKGALDLRKCAGPIVVTLPHFLDADPEYQNGVTGMNPDKDIHQLHILFEANSGSPLSARNRIQFNFPLMKIDKLKFLKDVPEVLVPLFWVEESIDLQRDLTGPIKMLYTAKTVVKILTWLSIVASIGGLSYAGYITIKKGHEVEITPVKAGSTKNDNISMVLSNNDKGHVNHAMSDNEINNRF, encoded by the exons ATGGTGAAGGAGagtaaaattcgaaatttaattttttgtgtatgTTGTCCGAAACtttcgtttattttgaaaCTCTATCAACGGTACCAAGCACGGAAAGAAAACATCAAGATGCATCGTCCGCTGAAAATTGGTGTGGGATGTGGGATTATGTTAACTTGTATGACGATTTTTGGGTTTGTTGCGTTTCCTAATTTgattaaagcaaaaattaaagcT atggttaatttaaaagaaggaACTGACGTAAGGGATATATATTTAAAGCTACCTTTTCCGTTGATGTTCAAGATTTATCcgtttaatttaacaaatccTGACGAAGTCGTGAAAGGTGCTAAACCGATTTTAAAAGAAGTTGGACCGTATGTTTTTga GGAATGGAGGGAAAAAGTATTAATTGCTGAAAACGAAATTGATGATACCATGACGTTTTATgcaaaagaaacttttatttacaGACAAGATCTTTCTGGGGGGTTAACaggaaatgaaataataacgATTCCTCATCCTTTAATAatg gCAATTGCTTTAACAGTTATTCGCGAAAAACCAGCAATGATAAGTTTAGTTACAAAAGCTCTCAATAGTATATTTTCACAACCTCAAACGCCTTTTTTAACAGCTACGGTTAACCAAATCTTTTTTGATgggataataataaattgtacaGTTACTGATTTTCCTGGAAAAGCTCTTTGCACAGAATTAAAAACGGAAGCTAAACAATTACAAGTTGTTGctgataaaatttataaattttcattaatggGAGCT AAAAATGGATCAGCGACAGAAAAATTCAAAGTTAAAAGAggaattcaaaattataaagaaaccGGAAGATTACTTGAGTATAACGATCAAGCTGAGTTAACTATTTGGGGATCAAAAGAATGTAATCAATTTCGAGGTACGGAAGGAACGATTTTTCCAGCTTTACCAATTCCTAAAGCAGATATACCTTCATTTGCTTACCCACTTTGCAG agTTGTTGATGCAAAATACGATAGCAAAACTAAATACGACGGAATCCCTGTTAATAAATACGTTGCGGATTTTGGTGATCAATCTTCAAATCCCGACGACAAATGTTATTGCCCTTCTCAAGATGAATGTATGAAAAAAGGGGCTTTGGATTTAAGAAAATGCGCTGGGCCGATTGTTGTAACTTTACCACACTTTTTGGACGCTGAtcctgaatatcaaaatggAGTAACTGGAATGAATCCGGATAAAGACATACATCAATTACACATCCTCTTTGAAGCT aattctGGGTCACCTCTTTCGGCGAGAAATCGAATCcaatttaatttccctctaatgaaaattgataaattgaaatttctgAAGGATGTTCCGGAAGTTCTAGTTCCTTTATTTTGGGTTGAAGAA agTATTGATCTTCAACGTGACCTAACTGGtccaataaaaatgttgtacaCCGCAAAAACAGTGGTAAAAATTCTGACCTGGCTCTCGATTGTTGCTTCTATTGGAGGATTGAGTTACGCCGGTTATATCACCATAAAAAAGGGACATGAAGTTGAAATTACCCCAGTAAAAGCCGGATCTACAAAAAACGACAACATCAGCATGGTTCTTTCAAATAATGATAAAGGACACGTGAATCATGCAATGTCTGACAACGAAATCAACAATAGGTTTTAg
- the LOC111418106 gene encoding uncharacterized protein yields MIEIKKFICGLSLKHGTIIIGVVQSIASFMFLALSAAYAENPHELVDMSDPSLIPAQKVVLRAILICIATGSALHCAFSILLIFGAETNRPYLLLPWLIINPITVLAYVICAFVAVIYYTGPSQIIFFITQVVITLLLAFTLGYKILVVQNFYKFLKSLNF; encoded by the exons atgattgaaataaagaaatttatctGCGGTTTAAGCTTAAAACACGGAACGATTATAATCGGAGTTGTTCAAAGTATAGCTTCGTTTATGTTTTTGGCTTTAAGTGCTGCTTATGCTGAAAATCCTCATGAACTCGTCGATATGTCCGATCCATCTCTTATTCCAGCACAAAAAG tcgTTTTGcgtgcaattttaatatgtattGCGACTGGGAGCGCTCTTCATTGTGCTTTTTCGATTTTACTCATTTTTGGAGCTGAAACG aatCGACCATATTTGTTGCTTCCTTGGTTAATCATCAACCCAATAACCGTACTTGCCTATGTAATTTGTGCTTTTGTAGCTGTTATTTATTACACAGGACCCAGTCAAATTATCTTCTTCATTACCCAAGTGGTGATCACATTGTTGTTGGCAT ttaCTCTGGGATACAAAATACTCGTCGTGCAGAACTTTTACAAGTTCCTGAAaagtttaaacttttaa
- the LOC111418115 gene encoding uncharacterized protein: MFRVLCCGDSKAATIFRIAISQMVLYTVFIILYIVASFYTDNLNDEDDNPIIADRVLIIGAVLNVFPLLLAILLHFAIVKKNYEYVRAYILIKIFETIINTLILLGFSIYFALKMELYIALILCAIPIVIGIWMLECVVLVNVYYTSRTKPQEDNQKEIPENLPPINEEA, translated from the exons ATGTTCAGGGTTTTATGTTGTGGTGACAGCAAGGCTGCCACTATATTTCGGATTGCCATATCCCAAATG GTACTTTACACAGTTTTTATAATACTGTATATTGTTGCTTCGTTTTACACAGATAATTTAAACGATGAAGATGATAACCCAATTA ttGCTGATCGTGTGTTGATAATAGGAGCCGTTTTAAATGTGTTTCCTTTACTGTTAGCTATTCTTCTCCACTTTGCTATTGTGaag aaaaattaCGAGTACGTTCGagcatatattttaataaaaatcttcgAAACCATCATAAACACTTTAATCCTTTTGGgtttttcgatttatttcgCTTTAAAAATGGAGTTGTACATCGCATTGATTCTTTGCGCAATTCCTATTGTTATCGGAA TATGGATGTTGGAATGTGTCGTCCTCGTGAATGTTTATTACACGAGTAGAACAAAACCGCAAGAAGATAACCAAAAAGAAATTCCCGAAAATTTACCGCCCATTAATGAAGAAGCTTAA
- the LOC111418128 gene encoding ectonucleoside triphosphate diphosphohydrolase 5 isoform X2 gives MQPLLYGKEQNGKQVRHRKSKKPETSGLQKSLFCLILSAMILTIFTIMYIDYIPSHLKHIAIDKVAKALGYHKPVHAVVIDAGSTGSRVLAFTFHKAYLDDHLILDKELFEFTKPGLSFFADKPEEGAASIASLIEKAKKEIPQQYWSSTPLILKATAGLRLLPEDKADGLLNAVRKLFKETPFITNDESVAIMDGVDEGIFSWFTVNFLLDKFYDPKTTVAALDLGGGSTQVTFYPATPSSLAAKEYIHDALTPAGTLPVYTHSYLGLGLMAARKHIITLNQPEKTEVTSSCINHVVKNKKFHFAGKDYFVSGPDEKYQKVHMKGDETFVDLDVPVINYKECSGDIIKYVSSIAKPLAELPALNIFAFSYYFDRASEVGLIDEAVGGRIKLNEFEKAAQNACNTANVEQPFMCLDLTFIWALLHKGFGLGPDTTIYLYKKINGHEISWALGAAHHILN, from the exons ATGCAACCGCTTTTATAT ggAAAAGAACAAAATGGGAAGCAAGTACGAcatagaaaatcaaaaaaacccGAAACGTCTGGATTACAAAAGTCTTTATTTTGCCTTATACTCAGTGCGatgatattaacaatttttacaa ttatgtaTATTGATTACATTCCAAGTCATTTAAAGCACATAGCCATCGATAAAGTGGCTAAAGCTTTGGGGTACCACAAGCCAGTTCATGCTGTTGTTATAGACGCTGGAAGCACGGGATCACGCGTTTTAGCTTTTACATTCCACAAAGCATATTTGGAtgatcatttaattttagataaagAACTTTTTGAATTTACCAAACCTGGGTTGTCATTTTTTGCAGATAAACCAGAAGAG gGTGCTGCTAGTATCGCATCGTTAAtagaaaaagcaaaaaaagaaattcctCAACAATACTGGTCATCAACTCCTTTAATACTTAAAGCAACGGCTGGTTTGCGACTTCTACCTGAAGATAAAGCGGATGGTTTATTAAATGCTGTTCGAAAACTTTTCAAAGAAACCCCATTTATTACAAACGACGAATCTGTAGCGATAATGGACGGAGTTGATGAGGGAATCTTTTCATGGTTTACAGTGAATTTTTTGTTGGATAAATTTTATGATCCAAAAACGACGGTTGCGGCTTTAGATTTAGGTGGGGGTTCAACTCAAGTCACTTTTTATCCTGCGACACCTTCAAGTTTGGCTGCTAAAGAGTACATTCATGATGCTTTAACTCCTGCTGGAACATTACCGGTTTACACGCACAGTTATTTAGGGTTGGGTTTAATGGCAGCTCGTAAACATATCATTACTTTGAACCAGCCGGAAAAGACTGAAGTTACCAGTTCTTGTATTAATCATgtggttaaaaataaaaaattccatTTCGCTGGAAAAGATTATTTTGTAAGTGGACCAgatgaaaaatatcaaaaagtcCATATGAAGGGTGACGAAACCTTTGTTGATCTTGATGTTcctgttattaattataaagaatgttccggagatattattaaatatgtttCTTCGATTGCCAAACCTTTGGCTGAGTTACCAGCTTTAAATATATTTGcatttagttattattttgatcgTGCTTCGGAAGTTGGTTTAATTGATGAAGCCGTTGGCGGAAGAATTAAATTGAACGAATTTGAAAAGGCAGCTCAAAATGCTTGTAATACAGCGAATGTTGAACAACCTTTCATGTGTTTagatttgacgtttatttgGGCTTTATTGCATAAAGGATTTGGATTGGGACCAGATACAACTATTTAC CTCTACAAGAAAATTAACGGACATGAAATTAGTTGGGCTTTGGGTGCTGCACACCACATATTAAATTAA
- the LOC111418128 gene encoding ectonucleoside triphosphate diphosphohydrolase 5 isoform X1: MNNSGLRRRKEGKEQNGKQVRHRKSKKPETSGLQKSLFCLILSAMILTIFTIMYIDYIPSHLKHIAIDKVAKALGYHKPVHAVVIDAGSTGSRVLAFTFHKAYLDDHLILDKELFEFTKPGLSFFADKPEEGAASIASLIEKAKKEIPQQYWSSTPLILKATAGLRLLPEDKADGLLNAVRKLFKETPFITNDESVAIMDGVDEGIFSWFTVNFLLDKFYDPKTTVAALDLGGGSTQVTFYPATPSSLAAKEYIHDALTPAGTLPVYTHSYLGLGLMAARKHIITLNQPEKTEVTSSCINHVVKNKKFHFAGKDYFVSGPDEKYQKVHMKGDETFVDLDVPVINYKECSGDIIKYVSSIAKPLAELPALNIFAFSYYFDRASEVGLIDEAVGGRIKLNEFEKAAQNACNTANVEQPFMCLDLTFIWALLHKGFGLGPDTTIYLYKKINGHEISWALGAAHHILN, encoded by the exons atgaataatTCGGGATTAAGGCGCAGGAAAGAG ggAAAAGAACAAAATGGGAAGCAAGTACGAcatagaaaatcaaaaaaacccGAAACGTCTGGATTACAAAAGTCTTTATTTTGCCTTATACTCAGTGCGatgatattaacaatttttacaa ttatgtaTATTGATTACATTCCAAGTCATTTAAAGCACATAGCCATCGATAAAGTGGCTAAAGCTTTGGGGTACCACAAGCCAGTTCATGCTGTTGTTATAGACGCTGGAAGCACGGGATCACGCGTTTTAGCTTTTACATTCCACAAAGCATATTTGGAtgatcatttaattttagataaagAACTTTTTGAATTTACCAAACCTGGGTTGTCATTTTTTGCAGATAAACCAGAAGAG gGTGCTGCTAGTATCGCATCGTTAAtagaaaaagcaaaaaaagaaattcctCAACAATACTGGTCATCAACTCCTTTAATACTTAAAGCAACGGCTGGTTTGCGACTTCTACCTGAAGATAAAGCGGATGGTTTATTAAATGCTGTTCGAAAACTTTTCAAAGAAACCCCATTTATTACAAACGACGAATCTGTAGCGATAATGGACGGAGTTGATGAGGGAATCTTTTCATGGTTTACAGTGAATTTTTTGTTGGATAAATTTTATGATCCAAAAACGACGGTTGCGGCTTTAGATTTAGGTGGGGGTTCAACTCAAGTCACTTTTTATCCTGCGACACCTTCAAGTTTGGCTGCTAAAGAGTACATTCATGATGCTTTAACTCCTGCTGGAACATTACCGGTTTACACGCACAGTTATTTAGGGTTGGGTTTAATGGCAGCTCGTAAACATATCATTACTTTGAACCAGCCGGAAAAGACTGAAGTTACCAGTTCTTGTATTAATCATgtggttaaaaataaaaaattccatTTCGCTGGAAAAGATTATTTTGTAAGTGGACCAgatgaaaaatatcaaaaagtcCATATGAAGGGTGACGAAACCTTTGTTGATCTTGATGTTcctgttattaattataaagaatgttccggagatattattaaatatgtttCTTCGATTGCCAAACCTTTGGCTGAGTTACCAGCTTTAAATATATTTGcatttagttattattttgatcgTGCTTCGGAAGTTGGTTTAATTGATGAAGCCGTTGGCGGAAGAATTAAATTGAACGAATTTGAAAAGGCAGCTCAAAATGCTTGTAATACAGCGAATGTTGAACAACCTTTCATGTGTTTagatttgacgtttatttgGGCTTTATTGCATAAAGGATTTGGATTGGGACCAGATACAACTATTTAC CTCTACAAGAAAATTAACGGACATGAAATTAGTTGGGCTTTGGGTGCTGCACACCACATATTAAATTAA